The Candidatus Paceibacter sp. genomic sequence CCCGCGTTATAAACGAAACAGACGGGGTAATGATTATCACCGCCGATCACGGCAACGCCGAAGAGAAACGATACAATTCCGGAGAAGACAAAACTAAACACTCGCTTAATCCGGTGCCGTTTTTCATCATTGGCAAAGATTTTAAGAAAGAAACACCCATAGGCGAAAGGGAAGTGGCGGAAAAATATAAAAACGTTTCAGGCACATTGGCCGACGTCGCCCCGACGGTTTTAGAACTCCTTGGTCTGGAAAAACCCGCAGAAATGACGGGGAAGAGTTTGACTGGGAAGATAGTATAAATTTAAAAAATGCGGCTTAAACATCAAGGTGTCGCCTTGCTGCAAGGCGACACCTTGATGTTCTATCTACTTCCCGCTTTTTTCTTTGAGAACTGCGTCTATCATTCCGTATTTTCTGGCTTCTTCGGCATCCATATAGAAATCACGATCGGAATCTATTTCTATTTTTTTAATCGGTTGGCCGGTGTGCTCGGCGAGAATTTTATTGAGCCGGTCTTTTATTTTTATCATATGGCGGGCCGTAATTTCTATCTCCGTGGCCTGACCTTCCGCTCCGCCCATAACCTGATGGATCATCACCTCCGCGTTGGGCAAAGCAAACCTTTTGCCCTTGGTTCCGGCGGCCAGGATTATGGCGGCGCCCGAAGCGGCCAGACCGACGCAGATGGTGGAAACATCCGGCTTAATATGCTTCATGGTGTCATACATTGCCAAAGTGGCCGTCACCGAGCCTCCCGGGGAGTTTACGTACAAATAAATGTCCTTTTTGGGGTCTTCGTGCTGGAGAAACAATAGCTGGGCGATGACCGTATTGGCTGTTGCATCCGTGATCGGCCCGGAAAGAAAAATGATTCTTTCCTTCAATAGGCGGGAGTAGATATCATACGCTCGCTCCCCAAATTGCGATTTTTCTATAACTGTTGGTATTAACATAGCAACATAATAACCGATTTATGGCCTCTGTGTCAATAAAAACCGACCTGCCAGGTTGGCAATCTAAACCTGGCAGGTCGGTTTTGAATTACTTTGCGAATTTCTACTGACTTTCCAATATCTTAAAAACCTTTTCGTTTTTGATCACACCCACCAGGTAATCTCTCGTCCTCTGCGGGTCAATTTCTTTGCCCAGTCCTTTATAGTATTCCGTGATCGCTTTTGTTTCTTTTTCCAGCTCTTCCGGCGTGGCTTCCAGTTTTTCTTTCGCGGCTATTTCTTCAAGAATAAGGCCGTGTTTCACCCGTTTTTCCGCGTCCTTTTCCCAATCCTTGCGCAATTCTTCCTCTGTTTTCTTGATGTGCGCCAGATAATCTTCCCATTTTAGCCCCATTTGAAGGATATTCATCTTCATTTCTTCCATCATTTTGCCTTTTTCCGCCTCAACCAGGAGCTTAGGCATCACTTCTTCCACCTTTTCCGTAATTTTTTCCAAAATTTCCATTCTCATTCTTTCTTTTTCCTTAACCTTCTTTTCCGCCAGGAGATTTTCTTTAATAGTTTTCTTCAACGCTTCCAGATTTTCAAACTTGCCTAGTGTTTTAGCGAAATCGTCATTTAATTCTGGCAAGATTTCCTCTCTTTTATCGTTTTTTGAAGCTCGCGATTTTCTTAAACGCTCAATTATGTCTTCCATCTCTTTATCTTCCACTATTATTTCTTTCTTCGTCTCTTTTATTGTTTTAGCGGCTATGCTTTTGTAGTCTGGGAGGGTGATGTCGGGCAGAACGGCGGTTTTTATCTTGTAGCCCAGCGGGTTGTTTTCCGCCATTTTAGTTATGGTTATTTCCGGCCGGCCGATGGCTTTTATCTTCTGGGATTCTATTATTTTTACATACTCCTTTTCCAGGGCGATAACGGCCATCTTTTCCAAAAGCGCATCCATACCCACTTTTTGCAGCAGAATATTTTCCGGCGCTTTGCCTTTCCTGAAGCCGTCTATTTCTATATTATCGGCCAGTTCTTTAAGCGCCCGGCTGCGGCC encodes the following:
- a CDS encoding ATP-dependent Clp protease proteolytic subunit, giving the protein MLIPTVIEKSQFGERAYDIYSRLLKERIIFLSGPITDATANTVIAQLLFLQHEDPKKDIYLYVNSPGGSVTATLAMYDTMKHIKPDVSTICVGLAASGAAIILAAGTKGKRFALPNAEVMIHQVMGGAEGQATEIEITARHMIKIKDRLNKILAEHTGQPIKKIEIDSDRDFYMDAEEARKYGMIDAVLKEKSGK